A region from the Desulfomarina profundi genome encodes:
- a CDS encoding secretin and TonB N-terminal domain-containing protein, which translates to MYKGLARSSSVVFFACCVLSIIFYSSAKAADSVTYQISAVQTQLSDNTLTYIISGSSPPAYTVSERFSPFRAVVDIAGGVFAANVSNSTAQVPDNNFVSLKILDLKKQEPPVLRFEFSLADSHDYTVTNDGNSLTVSVFPATGKQTVKTEPLANSLTDFKITSTPNTTTITLVSNAAIQDYRVDTIGGSENRPPRMYIDIDNVNINELVREKTIGTSVEKIRVAPRGKGARIVFDSASPAMFKYSVAPTQEGLAVVIDESTTATAGSPVPESKKASAVSNSDSTLDALIGSSEELLKQDPDQLVKEAAQKNSPKQLSDDFSFSGYKKQRISVDFYKIDIHNVFRLFRQITDLNIIVDEDVSGSLTLALSDVPWDFALDIILNLMDLTKEEKFNTIVIYPKSKEFVWPTRADDNLAFTADTDLIQQEALVIEQAERVSPKIIEAKKLIGQAQQFEKNEDFETAAQLYTKAMELWPDNAKLANRLTTLYLVNLGMNAKAVYYAKENLKRHPKDNYAALYAAIGLANMQRISEAADYFAQSISSTPPMKEALLSYAAFSENNGQNDAALKLIDKYHTTYGESIDTMISKARILDKLGLKSEAVKEYKAILASGYQIRPDLKKYIQGRLMIQ; encoded by the coding sequence ATGTATAAAGGGTTAGCCAGATCTTCTTCGGTTGTTTTCTTCGCATGTTGCGTATTGTCAATAATATTTTATAGTTCAGCTAAAGCTGCAGACAGTGTCACGTACCAGATTTCTGCCGTTCAGACTCAACTTTCCGACAATACGCTTACATACATTATTTCAGGTTCTTCACCTCCAGCCTATACGGTCTCGGAACGTTTTTCTCCATTCAGGGCTGTAGTTGATATCGCAGGAGGAGTGTTTGCAGCAAATGTTTCAAACAGTACCGCCCAGGTACCCGACAATAATTTTGTCTCCCTGAAAATACTGGACCTGAAAAAACAGGAACCACCTGTTCTTCGTTTTGAGTTTTCCCTGGCTGACAGCCATGATTACACTGTCACCAACGATGGAAACAGTCTTACCGTTTCAGTTTTTCCGGCAACCGGCAAACAGACTGTAAAAACGGAACCCCTGGCCAATTCTCTTACTGATTTTAAAATCACCTCCACACCCAACACAACAACGATAACTCTTGTCTCCAATGCTGCTATTCAGGATTATCGGGTAGATACAATAGGCGGAAGTGAAAACCGTCCACCAAGGATGTATATAGACATTGACAATGTTAACATCAACGAACTTGTTCGTGAGAAAACAATTGGTACTTCCGTCGAAAAAATTCGAGTCGCCCCGAGAGGTAAGGGGGCCAGAATAGTTTTTGATTCGGCTTCTCCTGCGATGTTCAAATACAGTGTTGCTCCTACTCAAGAAGGACTTGCTGTTGTTATTGATGAATCAACAACTGCAACTGCGGGTTCGCCGGTGCCTGAAAGCAAAAAAGCTTCTGCTGTATCGAACAGTGACTCTACACTTGATGCATTAATTGGATCTTCCGAAGAACTTCTCAAACAGGATCCTGATCAGCTTGTCAAGGAAGCCGCCCAAAAAAATTCTCCAAAACAACTGTCGGATGACTTCTCTTTTTCAGGATATAAAAAGCAGCGTATCAGTGTAGATTTCTACAAAATTGATATTCACAATGTTTTTCGTCTGTTCAGGCAAATAACCGATCTTAATATAATTGTCGACGAGGATGTCTCTGGTTCCCTGACTCTTGCTCTGTCCGATGTCCCCTGGGATTTTGCACTTGATATCATCCTCAACCTTATGGACCTTACCAAGGAAGAAAAATTCAACACTATTGTTATTTATCCGAAATCGAAAGAGTTTGTCTGGCCAACCAGGGCCGATGACAACCTGGCATTTACTGCTGATACAGACCTGATCCAACAGGAAGCTCTGGTCATTGAACAGGCTGAGCGTGTGTCTCCCAAAATTATCGAAGCAAAAAAACTTATTGGCCAAGCGCAGCAGTTTGAAAAAAACGAAGACTTTGAAACAGCTGCTCAGCTCTATACAAAGGCAATGGAATTATGGCCTGATAACGCTAAGCTGGCCAACAGGTTGACGACCCTTTATCTCGTCAACCTGGGTATGAATGCCAAAGCTGTCTATTACGCAAAAGAAAACCTTAAGCGTCATCCCAAGGATAACTATGCTGCTCTGTATGCTGCGATCGGCCTTGCAAATATGCAGAGAATTTCTGAAGCTGCCGACTATTTCGCTCAAAGTATCAGCTCGACACCGCCAATGAAGGAGGCTTTACTCAGTTATGCGGCATTCAGTGAAAATAACGGCCAGAATGACGCTGCCCTGAAACTCATTGACAAGTACCATACTACTTATGGAGAATCCATAGATACCATGATCTCAAAAGCACGAATTCTCGATAAACTCGGCTTGAAATCTGAAGCGGTCAAGGAATACAAAGCCATCCTTGCATCCGGCTACCAGATAAGACCCGACCTGAAAAAATATATTCAGGGTCGACTTATGATACAATAA
- the mshL gene encoding pilus (MSHA type) biogenesis protein MshL encodes MKSITQLIFPGSLLLLAILLSSCIQSSQHKDNSLSTASTAMEDQAKSEKTVQVQPKYPTSLPVQYQTASYVVNKDESEDIAKSEESVLKVGARITSTKGPQPLWDILKRLAALKRMNVSWQTDVDQNALVDVDINPNDDFFDAVNNLLAQIGYFAEFKDTTIFVRNKITKQYRIAMPFITQKYSTETGGDIIGAGGAEKGFKALIKLEAQGSPVGTSVFSKDSDTKTEFDIWNNIESNLKVILNILETSEVAISDYEKQFGAEQQGRARVSERDKKSGSDASGSYKDNLKTQGTSANKSQKIKTSRQTSKDGSYFLIDKPVGIITVTTTKAMHERIAKYINSLKDSLYKQITIEAKIIEVQLTKESNIGINWSKVLKKFGLSGTVTFGDNGQVYPFVFNNDAVQGPVTYTNANKTAYFKTINPGQFISNISFASRTFDVFLNALNEQGDAKVLSNPKISVMNGQPAFITVGRNVTYIDNIESDLDSDTGIVTYTVNTDRILSGIGMALTATVLDGSHVVMNLVPVVSNLQEPIEYRDVGNLGGTVGLPIVNIREMSTTVKVADGEMLVIGGLISDTKENSGEFAPLLGDVPLVKYLFGSETKTHVKRELIILLKPRIF; translated from the coding sequence ATGAAGTCCATAACACAATTAATTTTTCCAGGTAGCCTCTTGCTACTCGCCATTCTGTTGTCATCGTGCATCCAGAGTTCTCAGCATAAAGACAATTCACTTTCCACGGCATCAACAGCCATGGAAGATCAGGCAAAGTCAGAGAAGACTGTGCAGGTGCAACCCAAATATCCCACAAGTCTTCCAGTGCAATACCAGACGGCATCTTATGTCGTTAATAAAGATGAATCTGAGGATATCGCCAAATCCGAGGAAAGTGTTCTCAAGGTAGGAGCACGAATTACTTCAACAAAAGGCCCGCAACCCCTCTGGGATATACTCAAGCGACTGGCAGCCCTTAAAAGAATGAATGTCTCCTGGCAAACTGATGTGGATCAAAATGCGCTGGTTGATGTTGACATTAATCCAAACGATGATTTTTTCGACGCGGTCAACAATCTTCTTGCCCAGATAGGTTATTTTGCCGAATTCAAAGATACTACAATTTTTGTCCGCAACAAAATCACCAAACAATATCGAATTGCCATGCCGTTCATTACCCAGAAATATTCTACCGAAACAGGTGGTGATATTATTGGGGCAGGTGGGGCAGAAAAAGGATTTAAAGCACTTATTAAACTGGAAGCCCAGGGCAGCCCTGTCGGTACAAGCGTCTTTTCTAAAGACAGTGATACAAAAACCGAATTTGATATCTGGAATAATATTGAATCCAACCTCAAAGTCATACTCAATATTCTCGAAACAAGCGAGGTTGCAATTTCAGACTACGAAAAACAATTCGGTGCTGAGCAGCAAGGTCGTGCACGGGTTTCTGAAAGAGATAAAAAAAGTGGCAGCGATGCGAGTGGTTCATATAAAGACAACTTAAAAACCCAGGGTACAAGTGCCAATAAAAGTCAAAAGATAAAGACAAGCCGGCAGACATCAAAAGACGGCTCCTACTTCCTGATTGACAAACCAGTTGGCATCATAACTGTAACAACAACCAAGGCGATGCATGAAAGAATCGCCAAATACATCAACAGCCTGAAAGACTCACTGTATAAACAGATCACTATTGAAGCGAAAATTATTGAGGTACAACTGACCAAGGAATCCAATATCGGTATAAACTGGTCAAAAGTATTGAAAAAATTCGGTTTATCCGGGACTGTAACATTTGGCGATAACGGCCAGGTATATCCCTTTGTTTTCAACAATGATGCAGTTCAGGGTCCTGTTACTTATACAAATGCTAATAAAACAGCTTATTTCAAGACAATAAATCCAGGTCAGTTTATTTCAAATATCTCTTTTGCTTCCAGAACGTTCGATGTGTTTCTTAATGCACTCAATGAACAGGGTGATGCTAAAGTTCTCTCAAATCCGAAAATCAGTGTAATGAATGGTCAGCCCGCTTTTATTACAGTGGGAAGAAATGTCACATATATTGACAATATTGAGTCAGACCTTGATTCTGATACCGGAATTGTAACTTATACAGTCAATACAGACCGTATTCTCTCCGGTATTGGAATGGCACTTACCGCAACAGTTCTCGATGGTAGTCACGTGGTCATGAATCTTGTTCCAGTGGTTTCCAACCTCCAGGAACCAATTGAATACCGTGATGTAGGCAACCTCGGTGGCACTGTCGGCCTTCCCATCGTCAATATCAGGGAAATGAGTACAACCGTTAAAGTAGCAGATGGAGAAATGCTTGTTATCGGTGGACTTATCAGTGATACCAAGGAAAACTCAGGGGAATTTGCACCGCTACTGGGCGATGTACCTCTTGTAAAATATCTTTTTGGATCTGAGACAAAAACTCATGTGAAACGTGAGCTCATCATCCTTCTGAAACCCAGAATTTTCTAG
- the secB gene encoding protein-export chaperone SecB has protein sequence MVENKEEKAATPIFRMQKMYTKDLSFENPNAPAVYITPQKQEPAVEVNLQLKNTKMDDDHWEVAIQITAKITSKEDDKTMFILEVEHAGVFLLKNIPEEHIQMVLGVDCPTLLFPFTRQIVSQVSTDGGFAPFLMEPVNFMALFQNSQKKEGADN, from the coding sequence ATGGTGGAAAACAAAGAAGAGAAAGCTGCAACACCCATTTTTCGTATGCAGAAGATGTATACTAAGGATCTGTCGTTTGAGAATCCCAACGCGCCCGCAGTATATATTACCCCACAGAAACAGGAACCGGCTGTAGAGGTGAACCTGCAATTGAAAAATACCAAAATGGATGATGATCACTGGGAAGTGGCCATCCAGATTACGGCCAAAATAACTTCAAAAGAAGATGATAAGACAATGTTCATTCTTGAGGTTGAGCATGCCGGAGTTTTTCTGTTAAAAAATATTCCAGAAGAGCATATTCAAATGGTTTTGGGGGTTGATTGCCCAACCCTGCTTTTTCCTTTTACCCGACAGATTGTAAGCCAGGTTTCGACAGATGGAGGATTCGCGCCGTTCCTCATGGAGCCGGTAAATTTCATGGCACTTTTTCAGAACTCCCAGAAAAAGGAAGGCGCAGATAATTGA